From one Nilaparvata lugens isolate BPH unplaced genomic scaffold, ASM1435652v1 scaffold10971, whole genome shotgun sequence genomic stretch:
- the LOC120355392 gene encoding LOW QUALITY PROTEIN: protein kibra-like (The sequence of the model RefSeq protein was modified relative to this genomic sequence to represent the inferred CDS: inserted 3 bases in 2 codons): MPSVYKGGIVAQWTHVGSDVLHEPISDLTKPRFGETFPLXCALSKLCTKTLQVNVWSLDPEAHTECLGCAQESLXDFSPDTTCVKWYNILSFRFMQAPPMPPVMGATCPQ, from the exons GTATATAAAGGCGGCATTGTTGCCCAGTGGACCCACGTCGGTTCTGACGTGTTGCACGAACCCATCTCCGACCTCACCAAACCCAGGTTCGGCGAGACCTTCCCCCT CTGTGCTCTCAGCAAACTCTGCACGAAAACCCTGCAAGTCAACGTGTGGAGTTTGGATCCTGAAGCTCACACTGAATGCTTG GGTTGTGCCCAAGAAAGCC GCGACTTTTCGCCTGACACAACTTGCGTCAAGTGGTACAACATTCTGAGTTTCCGGTTCATGCAGGCGCCACCCATGCCCCCTGTTATGGGGGCCACCTGCCCCCAGTAG